The following coding sequences lie in one Halogeometricum rufum genomic window:
- a CDS encoding DUF7318 family protein: MSSSGSTYGDIHRYEPARESTAAAIAIVLLTIIEVVFVFLFSYGLVSGWGLSDTGNMFLGAILAVIFVDLAFILALYRKEFLPDVVIVKKRRRKWEDLYVREEDVDGTELGTGAWDQVKRAVYPYYKR; this comes from the coding sequence ATGTCGTCGAGTGGCAGCACGTACGGTGACATCCACCGGTACGAACCGGCGCGGGAGAGCACGGCGGCAGCCATCGCCATCGTGCTCCTGACCATCATCGAAGTCGTCTTCGTGTTCCTGTTCAGTTACGGGCTGGTCTCCGGATGGGGCCTGTCCGACACCGGGAACATGTTCCTCGGCGCCATCCTCGCGGTCATCTTCGTGGACCTCGCGTTCATCCTCGCGCTGTACCGCAAGGAGTTCCTCCCGGACGTGGTCATCGTGAAGAAGCGCCGTCGGAAGTGGGAAGACCTCTACGTCCGTGAGGAGGACGTCGACGGCACCGAACTCGGGACCGGTGCGTGGGACCAGGTCAAACGCGCCGTCTACCCGTACTACAAGAGATAA
- a CDS encoding Zn-ribbon domain-containing OB-fold protein, with translation MTDSGYDEWLAAVGAGEGYYLACPEGHGSLPPRRTCPQCGATELTETPLPESGTVETFSEIHVAGPDFESQTPYVTAVASFDAVRLTGVLRGVLDDDEPDPSVGTSVGVDTAENPDTGDTMLVFRPR, from the coding sequence ATGACCGACAGCGGCTACGACGAGTGGCTGGCGGCCGTCGGCGCGGGCGAGGGCTACTACCTCGCCTGCCCGGAGGGCCACGGGTCGCTGCCGCCGCGGCGGACGTGTCCGCAGTGCGGGGCGACCGAGTTGACGGAGACGCCCCTCCCCGAATCGGGCACCGTCGAGACGTTCTCGGAGATTCACGTCGCCGGTCCGGACTTCGAGAGTCAGACGCCGTACGTCACGGCCGTCGCGTCGTTCGACGCCGTCCGCCTCACGGGCGTCCTGCGCGGCGTACTGGACGACGACGAACCGGACCCGTCGGTGGGCACGTCGGTCGGAGTCGACACCGCTGAGAACCCGGACACGGGCGACACGATGCTCGTGTTCCGACCGCGCTGA
- a CDS encoding DUF7319 domain-containing protein, translating into MADASDGRAERRTEPEDPEDAELDALRREVEEKYDFDDFGPAEMAEMTAEEWEAAFDPDSWVVGEELLARVEKELKNRVARREIFGVVERVSVEGEPHVLVYSDEGYALVSADGDIEGEGTVYRDVQPTLVLCSMDDFEVADPPENFALPDPDAVSEGSSELGNTMLQIIAAGQIIGGLVLLGLWLFTGLIPFASNGELNIVPPVAAAFFLLIGFFLFLVVANARLSDRFRSEEYRNRLRALREGGRPDFVPIDDASGTPLESSEGDGDAPSDGRLGGT; encoded by the coding sequence ATGGCCGACGCCTCGGACGGACGCGCCGAACGCCGGACGGAACCCGAAGACCCCGAGGACGCCGAACTCGACGCACTGCGCCGGGAAGTCGAAGAGAAGTACGACTTCGACGACTTCGGACCGGCGGAGATGGCGGAGATGACCGCCGAAGAGTGGGAGGCGGCGTTCGACCCCGACTCGTGGGTCGTCGGCGAAGAACTCCTCGCGCGCGTGGAGAAGGAACTGAAGAACCGCGTCGCCCGCCGGGAGATATTCGGCGTGGTCGAACGCGTCAGCGTCGAGGGCGAACCGCACGTCCTCGTCTACTCCGACGAAGGGTACGCGCTGGTCTCGGCGGACGGCGACATCGAGGGCGAGGGCACCGTCTACCGCGACGTGCAACCGACGCTCGTCCTCTGCTCGATGGACGACTTCGAGGTGGCCGACCCGCCCGAGAACTTCGCGCTCCCGGACCCCGACGCCGTGTCCGAGGGGTCGAGCGAACTCGGCAACACGATGCTGCAGATAATCGCCGCCGGACAGATCATCGGCGGTCTGGTGCTGCTGGGTCTGTGGCTGTTCACCGGCCTCATCCCGTTCGCCTCCAACGGGGAGTTGAACATCGTCCCGCCCGTCGCGGCGGCGTTCTTCCTCCTCATCGGCTTCTTCCTGTTCCTCGTCGTCGCCAACGCCCGCCTCTCCGACCGGTTCCGCTCGGAGGAGTACCGAAATCGACTCCGCGCGCTCCGGGAGGGCGGACGCCCCGACTTCGTTCCGATAGACGACGCGTCTGGTACGCCGCTCGAATCCAGCGAGGGTGACGGCGACGCCCCGAGCGACGGGCGTCTCGGCGGCACCTGA
- a CDS encoding plastocyanin/azurin family copper-binding protein translates to MKRRDFLRAASVPAATATASAAAGVGVAQETGTSTSDGTGTATGTGTGTGTGTGTGTGTGGGGGGGSGVTETVVVGPGGSLVFEPGTDEPLEIAPGTTVEFVWESDNHNIVVESQPDGANWEGHEPIENTGFTYSHTFSTLGEYAYYCQPHQSAGMVGTIVVTENPGGGEGGGEKELEELGVPIQAHWVGAATILGIIVTAIFTFYILKYGESPHTGTGRNG, encoded by the coding sequence ATGAAAAGGCGGGACTTTCTGAGAGCGGCAAGCGTCCCTGCCGCCACCGCGACGGCATCTGCCGCCGCCGGAGTCGGGGTCGCCCAAGAGACGGGCACCTCGACGTCGGACGGGACTGGCACCGCCACCGGAACGGGCACAGGAACAGGAACCGGTACGGGTACTGGCACTGGGACGGGCGGCGGCGGCGGCGGTGGCAGCGGCGTCACCGAGACCGTCGTCGTCGGCCCGGGCGGGTCGCTGGTGTTCGAACCGGGCACCGACGAACCGTTGGAGATCGCCCCAGGGACGACGGTGGAGTTCGTCTGGGAGTCCGACAACCACAACATCGTCGTCGAGAGCCAACCGGACGGCGCGAACTGGGAAGGCCACGAGCCTATCGAGAACACGGGGTTCACCTACAGCCACACGTTCAGCACCCTCGGTGAGTACGCCTACTACTGTCAGCCGCACCAGTCGGCGGGCATGGTCGGCACCATCGTCGTCACCGAGAACCCCGGCGGCGGAGAGGGCGGCGGCGAGAAGGAACTCGAGGAACTCGGCGTCCCGATTCAGGCACACTGGGTCGGCGCCGCGACAATCCTCGGCATCATCGTCACCGCCATCTTCACGTTCTACATCTTGAAGTATGGTGAGTCCCCACACACTGGTACGGGGAGGAACGGATAA
- a CDS encoding M28 family peptidase, producing MTDWIGETFTSDFGWNHLESLVDVGDRMAGSPGEREAMELTRDALERAGARDARIDPFEIQGWERGDSRLYAGETTQDCIALPRSPSDAATGEFVDLGYGLPEDFEDDLSGKVVMVSSTVPDHYERFIHRREKYYHAVEAGAEAFVFANHVEGCLPPTGSVGTEDAPVGDIPAVGVSKEVGARLVRRFEGDEVTVEVDCETPDADSGNVHAELGPDTEEELLVTSHLDAHDIAEGAWDNGSGTAMVVELARVLAEREDELDTRVRFVAFGAEEVGLVGSEHEVDRLGDDREQIKAVVNGDGVVFGRTLKFNTHGFDELEAAAESVADRFDHPVSVVPDLVPHSDHWPFVQWGVPGYMVSCETEGRGRGWGHTFADTFDKLEVRNLREQAILLAELVVTLADADTETHHKAEADIIEALEDEDLAAGMKITGDWPY from the coding sequence ATGACAGACTGGATCGGCGAGACGTTCACCAGCGACTTCGGATGGAACCACCTCGAGTCCCTCGTGGACGTCGGCGACCGGATGGCCGGGTCGCCGGGCGAACGCGAGGCGATGGAACTGACCCGCGACGCACTCGAACGGGCGGGCGCGCGCGACGCCCGCATCGACCCCTTCGAGATTCAGGGGTGGGAACGCGGCGACAGTCGCCTGTACGCGGGCGAGACGACGCAGGACTGCATCGCTCTCCCGCGCAGTCCGTCCGACGCTGCCACCGGGGAGTTCGTGGACCTCGGCTACGGTCTCCCGGAGGACTTCGAGGACGACCTGTCGGGGAAGGTGGTGATGGTGTCCTCGACCGTCCCCGACCACTACGAGCGGTTCATCCACCGCCGAGAGAAGTACTACCACGCCGTCGAGGCCGGCGCCGAGGCGTTCGTCTTCGCCAACCACGTCGAGGGATGTCTGCCACCGACGGGGAGCGTCGGCACCGAGGACGCCCCCGTCGGCGACATCCCCGCCGTCGGCGTCAGCAAGGAGGTCGGCGCCCGTCTCGTCCGCCGCTTCGAGGGCGATGAGGTGACCGTCGAGGTCGACTGCGAGACGCCGGACGCCGACAGCGGCAACGTCCACGCCGAACTCGGCCCCGACACCGAGGAGGAACTCCTCGTCACCAGCCACCTCGACGCGCACGACATCGCCGAGGGCGCGTGGGACAACGGGTCGGGCACCGCGATGGTGGTCGAACTCGCGCGCGTCCTCGCCGAACGCGAGGACGAACTCGACACGCGCGTCCGCTTCGTCGCCTTCGGCGCGGAGGAGGTCGGCCTCGTCGGCTCTGAGCACGAGGTGGACCGCCTCGGCGACGACAGGGAGCAGATCAAGGCCGTCGTCAACGGCGACGGCGTCGTCTTCGGTCGGACGCTGAAGTTCAACACCCACGGCTTCGACGAACTCGAAGCGGCGGCCGAGTCGGTCGCTGACCGGTTCGACCACCCCGTCTCCGTCGTCCCCGACCTGGTCCCGCACAGCGACCACTGGCCGTTCGTCCAGTGGGGCGTGCCGGGCTACATGGTCTCCTGCGAGACGGAGGGGCGCGGCCGCGGGTGGGGGCACACGTTCGCCGACACGTTCGACAAACTGGAGGTGCGGAACCTCCGCGAACAGGCGATTCTGCTCGCCGAACTCGTCGTGACGCTCGCCGACGCGGACACGGAGACCCACCACAAGGCGGAGGCGGATATCATCGAAGCGCTGGAGGACGAGGACCTCGCGGCGGGGATGAAGATAACGGGCGACTGGCCCTACTGA
- a CDS encoding DUF7313 family protein produces MQPLQFLVPLDALEAVEPVLKYVILGLVLVNIVTRLLAHRSHVKQVRDDDDETLSRYLPHTASTLLLVFASFALLLLEPHAGTVLSVLVLGLFLADVFEFESRQVEARSKSLDLERPKAALGASVLVLMYAAYQSLFFLVADYWNLVV; encoded by the coding sequence ATGCAACCGTTACAGTTCCTCGTTCCGCTCGACGCGCTGGAGGCCGTCGAACCGGTGCTCAAGTACGTCATCTTGGGCCTCGTCCTCGTCAACATCGTGACGCGTCTGCTCGCGCACCGCTCGCACGTCAAGCAGGTCAGAGACGACGACGACGAGACGCTCTCACGGTACCTCCCGCACACGGCCTCGACGCTGCTGCTCGTGTTCGCGTCGTTCGCGCTGTTGCTCCTCGAACCCCACGCGGGGACGGTGCTGTCCGTCCTCGTGCTGGGTCTGTTCCTCGCCGACGTCTTCGAGTTCGAGTCGCGTCAGGTCGAGGCGCGCTCGAAGTCGCTCGACCTCGAACGACCCAAGGCGGCGCTGGGCGCGTCCGTCCTCGTCCTCATGTACGCCGCGTACCAGAGCCTGTTCTTCCTCGTCGCGGACTACTGGAACCTCGTCGTCTGA
- a CDS encoding cytochrome b family protein gives MTETDPTDDEIQTDGSGIVAPDDETPTWRERKERSVGLSRLTYEYFERSRREDQDLRQESDYVERDVLAFPTWPHEIIRNLAITSFFVGMILFLSATLPPHIGPPANPSSTPAIILPDWYLYWSFGLLKLGPLNPDLSILGGTKLLADRTYGVVANIIVVGVIAMVPFLNKGSARRPVEEPFWAAVGVGGVLFAFTISILAVKNLYPGNVDTLFDLTFLAPIVGGVVTYAVLKTMREGYMYDLNRRYYRLRPPK, from the coding sequence ATGACGGAAACAGACCCAACCGACGACGAGATTCAGACCGACGGCAGTGGCATCGTCGCGCCGGACGACGAGACGCCGACGTGGCGCGAGCGCAAGGAGCGCTCCGTCGGCCTCTCCCGCCTCACCTACGAGTACTTCGAGCGCTCCCGGCGCGAAGACCAGGACCTGCGGCAGGAGTCCGACTACGTCGAGCGCGACGTGCTCGCGTTCCCGACGTGGCCGCACGAGATAATCCGCAACCTCGCCATCACGAGCTTCTTCGTGGGGATGATTCTGTTCCTCTCGGCGACGCTCCCGCCGCACATCGGCCCGCCCGCGAACCCGAGTTCGACGCCGGCCATCATCCTGCCCGACTGGTATCTCTACTGGTCGTTCGGACTGCTCAAGCTGGGTCCGCTGAACCCCGACCTGAGCATCCTCGGCGGGACCAAACTGCTGGCCGACCGTACGTACGGCGTCGTGGCGAACATCATCGTCGTCGGCGTCATCGCGATGGTGCCGTTCCTCAACAAGGGGAGCGCGCGACGACCGGTCGAGGAACCGTTCTGGGCCGCCGTCGGCGTCGGCGGCGTCCTGTTCGCGTTCACCATCAGCATCCTCGCGGTCAAGAACCTCTACCCCGGGAACGTCGACACGCTGTTCGACCTGACGTTCCTCGCGCCCATCGTCGGCGGCGTCGTCACCTACGCGGTGCTGAAGACGATGCGCGAGGGGTACATGTACGACCTGAACCGCCGGTACTACCGCCTCCGCCCGCCGAAGTGA
- a CDS encoding NAD(+)/NADH kinase: protein MSGDAPVVVVRGDDADASAVAESVTAAGGVVVDGSDGGTPAADASDADAVLAVGEPSLFAFADEVPPAPILPVACGVGRSLSRADVAAAVRALRTGATRTVEHPLLTVTVDGAPVGSALADVTLMTDEPARISEYAVSTPAEHVGTFRADGVVVATPLGSTGYAHAAGGPILAPGTGVVAVPIAPYTTLTESWVRQLPVTLSVERDETDVSLILDDEAVADVPPHAAVELAADGTRPFLRLTEGASDAA, encoded by the coding sequence GTGAGCGGCGACGCACCCGTCGTCGTCGTTCGCGGCGACGACGCGGACGCGAGCGCAGTCGCCGAGTCCGTGACGGCGGCCGGCGGCGTCGTGGTCGACGGGAGCGACGGCGGGACGCCCGCCGCGGACGCGTCCGACGCCGACGCCGTCCTCGCGGTGGGCGAACCGTCGCTGTTCGCGTTCGCCGACGAGGTCCCTCCCGCGCCGATTCTCCCCGTCGCCTGCGGCGTCGGCCGGTCGCTCTCCCGCGCGGACGTCGCCGCGGCGGTCAGAGCGCTCCGGACGGGAGCGACGCGAACGGTCGAACACCCGCTCCTCACGGTCACCGTCGACGGTGCCCCCGTCGGGTCCGCGCTCGCGGACGTGACGCTGATGACGGACGAACCGGCGCGCATCTCCGAGTACGCCGTCTCGACGCCCGCGGAACACGTCGGGACGTTCCGCGCCGACGGCGTCGTCGTCGCGACGCCCCTCGGCAGTACCGGCTACGCGCACGCCGCCGGCGGGCCGATTCTCGCGCCCGGGACGGGCGTCGTCGCCGTCCCCATCGCGCCGTACACGACCCTGACGGAGTCGTGGGTGCGGCAACTCCCCGTCACGCTCTCCGTCGAACGGGACGAGACGGACGTCTCGCTCATCCTCGACGACGAAGCCGTCGCCGACGTGCCCCCGCACGCGGCCGTCGAACTCGCGGCCGACGGCACGCGGCCGTTCCTGCGACTGACCGAGGGAGCGAGCGACGCCGCGTAG
- a CDS encoding DUF7315 family membrane protein, producing the protein MTDGDGTTGAESTQRDGTERGRRDVVVPMRLYKTVTVFSTLIAVVSVVFGFMLLDAATLNVSFLGSIVTGGLSVLGVSVADGVVSTALAIVGLAVIGFGAGVYTLGTRFRARGMGKSQEDSDEDSE; encoded by the coding sequence ATGACCGACGGAGACGGGACGACGGGCGCCGAATCTACACAGCGAGACGGCACGGAGCGCGGCCGGCGCGACGTCGTCGTCCCGATGCGACTCTACAAGACCGTGACGGTGTTCTCGACGCTCATCGCCGTCGTCAGCGTCGTCTTCGGGTTCATGCTCCTCGACGCGGCGACGCTGAACGTGAGCTTCCTCGGGTCCATCGTCACCGGTGGCCTCTCCGTGCTCGGCGTCTCCGTCGCGGACGGCGTCGTGAGTACCGCCCTCGCTATCGTCGGCCTCGCCGTCATCGGATTCGGCGCGGGCGTGTACACGCTCGGAACGCGGTTCCGCGCTCGCGGAATGGGAAAGTCTCAAGAGGACTCCGACGAAGACTCAGAATAA
- a CDS encoding thiolase domain-containing protein: MNDVRIAGVGLTPFGRQPERTGRDLFAEAALAAREEAGVARDAYEALHYGNFMGSLAERQGHQGPLMAEAAGLDCPATRHESACASAGVAVRQAVHAIRAGEHDVVLAGGMERMTNLPTTEVTESLAIAADELFEVRAGMTFPGAYALMARAYFEEYGGSREDLAHVAVKNHANAVPNEYAQYRREITVAEAMESQPVATPLHLFDACPITDGASAVVLVSDDYAEEHGLDAPVAVTGSGQGGDNLALQDRDALARTPAADAAAEAAYADAGVAPDDVDVAEVHDCFTIAEVMALESLGLFEEGEAISAAREGETTRDGDLPVNLSGGLKAKGHPVGATGGAQIVEMTKLLRGDHANSDALSDPRVGVTHNAGGTVASAVVHVLEVVE, encoded by the coding sequence ATGAACGACGTACGAATCGCCGGCGTCGGCCTCACCCCGTTCGGGCGACAGCCCGAGCGAACGGGCCGCGACCTGTTCGCAGAGGCCGCTCTCGCGGCGCGCGAGGAGGCCGGTGTCGCGCGCGACGCGTACGAGGCCCTCCACTACGGCAACTTCATGGGGTCGCTCGCGGAGCGACAGGGCCATCAGGGACCGCTGATGGCGGAGGCTGCCGGTCTGGACTGTCCCGCGACCCGACACGAGTCGGCGTGCGCCTCGGCCGGCGTGGCGGTCAGACAGGCCGTCCACGCCATCCGCGCGGGCGAACACGACGTGGTCCTCGCCGGCGGGATGGAGCGCATGACGAACCTCCCGACGACCGAAGTCACCGAGTCGCTGGCCATCGCCGCCGACGAACTGTTCGAGGTGCGGGCGGGGATGACGTTCCCCGGGGCGTACGCCCTGATGGCTCGGGCGTACTTCGAGGAGTACGGCGGCTCCCGCGAGGACTTGGCGCACGTCGCGGTGAAGAACCACGCGAACGCCGTCCCGAACGAGTACGCGCAGTACCGCCGCGAGATAACCGTCGCGGAGGCGATGGAGAGCCAACCCGTCGCGACGCCTCTCCACCTGTTCGACGCCTGCCCCATCACCGACGGCGCGAGCGCCGTCGTCCTCGTCAGCGACGACTACGCCGAGGAGCACGGACTGGACGCGCCCGTCGCCGTCACCGGCAGCGGACAGGGCGGCGACAACCTCGCCCTGCAGGACCGCGACGCCCTCGCGCGGACGCCCGCCGCGGACGCGGCGGCCGAGGCGGCCTACGCGGACGCCGGCGTCGCCCCCGACGACGTGGACGTCGCCGAAGTGCACGACTGCTTCACCATCGCCGAGGTGATGGCGCTGGAGTCGCTCGGCCTGTTCGAGGAGGGCGAGGCCATCTCTGCGGCCCGCGAAGGGGAGACGACTCGGGACGGCGACCTGCCGGTCAACCTCTCGGGCGGTCTGAAGGCGAAGGGCCACCCGGTCGGCGCCACCGGCGGCGCGCAGATCGTCGAGATGACGAAACTGCTCCGCGGCGACCACGCCAACAGCGACGCGCTGTCGGACCCGCGCGTCGGCGTCACCCACAACGCGGGCGGCACCGTCGCCAGCGCCGTCGTCCACGTGCTGGAGGTGGTCGAATGA
- a CDS encoding DUF7314 family protein, with translation MADEFIKGLGIFTAAGLGWMVLAGWYRTSSFETSRQLIEPVTSGGTLFDSIGVLLMDGLFWFALLGALTFWVLIPVFRQTREALRERRA, from the coding sequence ATGGCTGACGAGTTCATCAAGGGACTCGGTATCTTCACCGCCGCCGGACTCGGCTGGATGGTGCTCGCGGGCTGGTACCGAACGAGCAGTTTCGAGACGAGCAGACAGCTCATCGAGCCGGTCACCTCGGGCGGTACCCTGTTCGACTCTATCGGCGTCCTCCTGATGGACGGGCTGTTCTGGTTCGCCCTCCTCGGCGCGCTCACGTTTTGGGTTCTCATCCCCGTCTTCCGACAGACCCGCGAAGCGCTCAGAGAGCGGCGCGCGTAG
- a CDS encoding DUF7321 family protein, which produces MVSESAIATGAALMVTASFPFYIYGAWIMIDAETVTWDVLVYHLKFIVPGLVLNTVPVVFWMAPRLLSQLGGLSALHAVLGLQAYAMLVFALTGIVRIFQAKRNADLYHDPDKDVDLDDLHENMGAWRGRLRIGVFGYVLFWILAWFLGIYQYASAYVF; this is translated from the coding sequence ATGGTATCCGAGTCGGCCATCGCGACGGGTGCGGCGTTGATGGTCACGGCCAGTTTCCCCTTCTACATCTACGGTGCGTGGATAATGATAGACGCCGAGACGGTGACGTGGGACGTCCTCGTCTACCACCTCAAGTTCATCGTCCCCGGCCTCGTCCTCAACACCGTCCCCGTCGTCTTCTGGATGGCGCCGCGCCTCCTCTCGCAACTCGGCGGGCTCTCCGCGCTCCACGCGGTCCTCGGTCTTCAGGCGTACGCGATGCTCGTGTTCGCACTCACGGGCATCGTCCGCATCTTCCAGGCCAAGCGCAACGCCGACCTCTACCACGACCCCGACAAGGACGTGGACCTGGACGACCTGCACGAGAACATGGGCGCGTGGCGCGGCCGCCTCCGCATCGGCGTGTTCGGCTACGTGCTGTTCTGGATTCTCGCCTGGTTCCTCGGCATCTACCAGTACGCGTCGGCGTACGTGTTCTGA
- a CDS encoding alpha/beta fold hydrolase, which translates to MKLRNVVGGVVAGAGLLAATNAALSRRAPPLEPALSGDQRTYRWRGIDVRYAEAGDEDDPDLLLLHGINAAGSNGEFREVFDELAEDYHVVAPDLPGFGTSDRPQLRYSAALYEDFVGDFVSEFDDPAVVASSLTAAYLVGADPDVSRMILVCPTERGGPEPKQWLRELIRAPLVGEAVFNLLGSKPSIRYFNADHGYADPTRVSEEWTDYEWLTAHQQNARFAPASFISGYLNSEVDLETALADVDVPVTLVWGRDSDLVPLKRGRELAEAADCRLVVFDDAKLLPHVEFPEQFLETVREDVGVPA; encoded by the coding sequence ATGAAGTTGCGAAACGTCGTCGGTGGCGTCGTCGCCGGTGCCGGTCTGCTCGCCGCGACCAACGCCGCCCTGTCGCGTCGGGCACCGCCACTCGAACCGGCCCTGTCGGGCGACCAGCGGACGTATCGGTGGCGCGGAATCGACGTGCGATACGCCGAGGCGGGCGACGAGGACGACCCGGACCTGCTCCTCCTGCACGGCATCAACGCCGCCGGGTCGAACGGCGAGTTCCGCGAGGTGTTCGACGAACTCGCCGAGGACTACCACGTCGTCGCCCCGGACCTGCCCGGGTTCGGCACGTCCGACCGACCGCAACTCCGCTACTCGGCCGCCCTCTACGAGGACTTCGTCGGCGACTTCGTCTCGGAGTTCGACGACCCCGCCGTCGTCGCCTCCTCGCTGACGGCCGCCTACCTCGTCGGCGCAGACCCGGACGTGTCGCGGATGATCCTGGTCTGCCCCACCGAACGCGGCGGACCGGAACCGAAGCAGTGGCTCCGCGAACTGATTCGCGCGCCCCTCGTCGGCGAGGCGGTGTTCAACCTCCTCGGGTCGAAGCCGTCGATTCGGTACTTCAACGCCGACCACGGCTACGCCGACCCGACCCGAGTGTCCGAGGAGTGGACCGACTACGAGTGGCTGACCGCCCACCAGCAGAACGCCCGCTTCGCACCGGCGTCGTTCATCAGCGGCTACCTCAACTCCGAGGTGGACCTCGAAACCGCACTCGCCGACGTGGACGTGCCGGTGACGCTGGTGTGGGGTCGCGACTCGGACCTCGTTCCGCTGAAGCGCGGGCGCGAACTCGCCGAGGCGGCCGACTGCAGACTCGTCGTCTTCGACGACGCCAAACTCCTGCCGCACGTGGAGTTCCCCGAACAGTTCCTCGAGACGGTCAGAGAGGACGTGGGCGTCCCGGCCTGA
- a CDS encoding cytochrome b — MSLERKDEHDHKGWMKEKDLTPVESTFLTTLIWLDKRLRIVDYLELMETLYYRVNLQMPKSHTEQYNLDNKFWYWYPLYTLGLFSTLAYVVAAISGALLGFYYSPATTGDPSTAYNSIEFIMTELQFGFMLRSIHRWSAQVMVAAVFLHMLRVYFTGAYKEPRELNWLLGIILISLTMVFGYTGYLLPWDQLAYWAGQIGVEMALSIPLIGEWAAQLLFGGFSLSQATLQRMYIIHVFLLPFVVTTLIAIHIGIVWVQGIAEPH; from the coding sequence ATGAGTCTAGAACGAAAAGACGAACACGACCACAAGGGCTGGATGAAGGAGAAGGACCTCACGCCGGTGGAGTCCACGTTCCTCACGACGCTCATCTGGCTCGACAAGCGGCTTCGCATCGTCGACTATCTGGAACTGATGGAGACCCTCTACTACCGGGTCAACCTCCAGATGCCGAAGAGTCACACCGAACAGTACAACCTCGACAACAAGTTCTGGTACTGGTACCCGCTGTACACGCTGGGACTGTTCTCGACGCTCGCGTACGTCGTCGCCGCCATCAGCGGCGCATTACTGGGGTTCTACTACTCCCCGGCGACCACCGGTGACCCCTCGACGGCGTACAACTCCATCGAGTTCATCATGACCGAACTCCAGTTCGGGTTCATGCTCCGGTCCATCCACCGGTGGTCCGCGCAGGTGATGGTCGCCGCCGTGTTCCTCCACATGCTCCGGGTGTACTTCACCGGGGCGTACAAGGAACCGCGCGAACTCAACTGGCTGCTCGGCATCATCCTCATCAGCCTGACGATGGTGTTCGGGTACACCGGCTACCTCCTGCCGTGGGACCAGCTTGCCTACTGGGCGGGCCAGATCGGCGTCGAGATGGCGCTGTCCATCCCCCTCATCGGCGAGTGGGCGGCACAGCTCCTGTTCGGCGGGTTCTCGTTGAGCCAGGCGACGTTGCAGCGGATGTACATCATCCACGTCTTCCTGCTGCCGTTCGTCGTGACCACGCTCATCGCCATCCACATCGGCATCGTGTGGGTGCAGGGCATCGCGGAACCACACTGA
- the nth gene encoding endonuclease III, giving the protein MGTPLDSREAQVREILDRLYEEYPDTTISLDFSTRLELLVAVVLSAQCTDERVNEVTADLFEKYRTPEDYAEADVDELAEDIYGITFHNNKAGYLQSTGRTLVEEHDGEVPDTMSELTALSGVGRKTANVVLQHGHDVVEGIVVDTHVRRLSRRLGITEEEAPEKIETDLMPVVPEDDWQQFTHLLISHGRAVCDARNPDCGDCVLEDVCPSSKLDHDVDLASGEAW; this is encoded by the coding sequence ATGGGAACGCCACTGGACTCCAGAGAGGCGCAGGTGCGGGAGATACTCGACCGACTGTACGAGGAGTACCCCGACACGACCATCTCGCTCGACTTCTCGACCCGACTGGAACTGCTCGTCGCCGTCGTCCTGTCGGCGCAGTGTACCGACGAGCGAGTGAACGAGGTCACGGCGGACCTGTTCGAGAAGTACCGGACGCCCGAGGACTACGCCGAGGCGGACGTCGACGAACTGGCCGAGGACATCTACGGCATCACCTTCCACAACAACAAGGCCGGCTACCTGCAGTCCACCGGGCGGACGCTAGTCGAGGAACACGACGGCGAGGTGCCGGACACGATGAGCGAACTCACCGCCCTCTCGGGCGTCGGGCGGAAGACGGCGAACGTCGTCCTCCAACACGGCCACGACGTGGTCGAGGGCATCGTCGTCGACACGCACGTCCGACGCCTCTCGCGTCGCCTCGGCATCACCGAGGAGGAGGCCCCCGAGAAGATAGAGACGGACCTGATGCCCGTCGTCCCCGAAGACGACTGGCAGCAGTTCACGCACCTGCTCATCAGCCACGGCCGGGCCGTCTGCGACGCGCGCAACCCCGACTGCGGGGACTGCGTGCTGGAGGACGTCTGTCCGTCTTCCAAACTGGACCACGACGTCGACCTTGCCAGTGGCGAAGCGTGGTGA